The proteins below are encoded in one region of Belonocnema kinseyi isolate 2016_QV_RU_SX_M_011 chromosome 5, B_treatae_v1, whole genome shotgun sequence:
- the LOC117172906 gene encoding uncharacterized protein LOC117172906, which yields MQIHIGVPLLTLAIFFSFTKLSSQYNKDLLVPNNMSIPDYYDIFYTITDDIDIVAYNGHNVVVHGLIDAGATPSENILVAALEKDGDKYWARELIVDGEQVTVDGANYYYWTDQDTTTYQIEFGKVIS from the exons ATGCAGATCCATATTGGTGTTCCTCTCCTTACTTTGGCGATTTTCTTCAGTTTCACTA aattaagttcacagtacAATAAAGATCTTCTTGTGCCTAACAATATGAGTATTCCAGATTACTACGACATCTTTTACACTATAACGGATGATATAGATATAGTGGCATATAATGGGCACAATGTAGTAGTTCACGGGCTAATAGACGCTGGTGCTACACCTTCTGAAAATATACTAGTTGCGGCACTAGAAAAAGATGGGGACAAATATTGGGCGCGTGAATTAATAGTAGATGGCGAGCAGGTTACGGTGGATGGggccaattattattattggacTGACCAAGACACAACCACATATCAAATCGAATTTGGCAAAGTGATTTCGTAA